The window ccccCAGGTTTTCCTCATCTTGGATTTGGGCTTGGATTTGGGATTTATCGGCATCTGTGCTGCAgctaaaaaatttaaaaataaaaaaaaaaatcgatCTAAACTCGCTAGAAAATTCCCCAAATTTAACcctaatttaaatttaaataaattatttaagttattaaaattattattatttgttcattatattaattatattatatttttatattatatatgttatagatattatatattattaataattaattttttattattattgaattatttaatttccatttcaatcCAATTTAAATTTAAGGAGAAGTTgcaccccccccaaaaaatctgtatttaaatgaagagaagcacaaaaagaggaaattccaaagggaagggagagggctGAATTCCTCATCCTCAAACCACggagatttttaatttcctcttttttttccttgtggaatGTGGGAATATTTGGAGTTTCTGGGCGCTGCAATGAGGACGGGAATGCGGGAGGAGCTGCGGGCTGGAATTCCGGCTCCGCTGCCTCCTCCCAGCCGGGAGGATCCTGACTCATCCCCAAAAATGTTCCCGGGAAGCTGAGCTGGCACCAggaatttcctgctgctgccggCTACAGCCGCTGGAATTTGCCTCTGGATGcagggggagctgcaggcagtgccaaaatatcccaaattttGGGTGATTCCAAGAGGGATGaagggacagcagctggaatttgggtCTGGATCCAGGTGGAGCtaaaataacccaaattttGGGTGATTCCGAGAGGGATAAAGGAacaggagctggaatttggcTCTGGATCCAGGTGGAGCTAAAATAACCCAAAGTTTGGAGAATTCCGAGGGGGATGAAGGGACAGGAGGGATTTGGAACCCGAATTTCTGGGACTGAGGCTCCAGAACTCCCAGACAGAAGCTGGAATTTGGATTTGAATCCAGGCGGAAATAAAATAACCCTAATTTTGGGTGATTCTGAGGGAGATGAAGGAACAGGAGCTGGAATTTGCCTCTGGATGCAGGTGGAGTTGTGAGTTTTGCCtaaaataacccaaattttGGGTGATTCCGAGCGGGATgaagggacaggagctggaatttggcTCTGGATCCAGGTTTTGCTAAAATAACCCAGATTTTGGGAGATTCCAAGGAGATGAAGGAACAGGAGCTGAATTTTGGATCTGGATGCAGGTGGAGTTGTGAGTGTTGCCtaaaataacccaaattttGGAGGATTATGAAGGGGATGAAGGCACAGGAGGGATTTGGAACCCAATTTTCTGGGATTGGAATTCGTGAACTCCCAGacaggagctggaatttggcTCTGGATGcagggggagctgcaggtgttgctaaaataattcaaattttggGTGATTCCGAGCGGGATGAAAGGACAGGAGCTCCAAAATTGGCTCTGGATGCAGGTTTTGCCTAAAATAATCAAAGTTTGGAAGATTCTGAGGGGGATgaagggacaggagctggaatttGCCTCTGGATGCaggtggagctgcaggtggtGCTAAAATAACCCAAATTTGGGTGATTCTGAGGGGAATGAAGGCACAGGAATGGTTTGGACCCCAATtttctgctcctggggctctgctccagagccGGGCTCAGGCGGTTCCCCCTTTCCCACGGGAAAACCTCCGGAACCTCGGAGAATTCCCGCGGCTCTCCCTGTGTCTTGGTGACAGCGCCAGGCCTGGAATTCCACCATTTCTGCCGGGAAAAACAACCCtcatttcctcccttcccaggtTTTTTCTGGAATTCCAGCATCCCCGGGCAGCTCcctcccaaaaatcccaaacaatcCCCATTTTTCCCCTCGTTATCTCCCCGCTGAAAAGTGTTGTCTGTCTCTTAGGCCTGGCTCATGCTCCATAATCCCTGAGGCATTCCCAGAATCAGAGATTCCCTCATGGaatcctctgctctcctcccagcccGGCTGCCGGGGGGCACCACCCGGGGTAGgtcctcctcctgctttttccGCCCAAAAGGGAGGAATTTCGGTGGGAACGTCGCTCCCGTTCCAGCGGGAAAGGCTCGGAGGGATCCCTGCGGGTTCCTCGCTTCTCCCGACGCCTCCTTGGGGCTCCAgaggcaaaaaaacaaaaacattttccagaccAAATGGGAAGAATGAAAAGTGATTTCGAGGGGAGCGAAGGCACAGGAGGGGTTTGGGACCCCAGTTTCTGAGATTTGGGCTCTTGAATTCCTGGAAAGGAGGTGAAAGTTGGATCTGGATGCAGGTTGTGCTAAAATAACCCAAATTTGGGTGATTCCGAGGGGGATGAAGGGACAGGAGGGGTTTGGAATCTGAATTTCTGGGATTGAGGCCCCTGAACTCCTAAACAGGAGCTGAAATTTGGATCTGGATCCAGGTGGAGataaaataacccaaattttGGGTGGTTTTGAGGGGAACAAAGGAAGAGTAGCTCAAAATTTGGCTCTGGATGCAGGTTTTGCCtaaaataacccaaattttGGGTGATTCCAAGAGGAATAAagggaaaggagctgaaatTTGGATCTGGATGCAGGTGGAGCTGCAGGTGTTGCtaaaataacccaaattttGGTGATTCCGAGGGGGATGAAGGGACAGGAGGGGTTTGGAACCCGAATTTCTGGGACTGAGGTCATCTGTTTCCTGAAGGGCCTTCAGGTGTATTTAGGGCAGACAAACCCCCCAGAATGGACCCATCCAAAATGGANNNNNNNNNNNNNNNNNNNNNNNNNNNNNNNNNNNNNNNNNNNNNNNNNNNNNNNNNNNNNNNNNNNNNNNNNNNNNNNNNNNNNNNNNNNNNNNNNNNNNNNNNNNNNNNNNNNNNNNNNNNNNNNNNNNNNNNNNNNNNNNNNNNNNNNNNNNNNNNNNNNNNNNNNNNNNNNNNNNNNNNNNNNNNNNNNNNNNNNNNNNNNNNNNNNNNNNNNNNNNNNNNNNNNNNNNNNNNNNNNNNNNNNNNNNNNNNNNNNNNNNNNNNNNNNNNNNNNNNNNNNNNNNNNNNNNNNNNNNNNNNNNNNNNNNNNNNNNNNNNNNNNNNNNNNNNNNNNNNNNNNNNNNNNNNNNNNNNNNNNNNNNNNNNNNNNNNNNNNNNNNNNNNNNNNNNNNNNNNNNNNNNNNNNNNNNNNNNNNNNNNNNNNNNNNNNNNNNNNNNNNNNNNNNNNNNNNNNNNNNNNNNNNNNNNNNNNNNNNNNNNNNNNNNNNNNNNNNNNNNNNNNNNNNNNNNNNNNNNNNNNNNNNNNNNNNNNNNNNNNNNNNNNNNNNNNNNNNNNNNNNNNNNNNNNNNGTTTTTATGAGCTGGATCCATTTGCAGACTGAGGGTCAATcctgcaattccagctgcagggaatgaaggaaTTCACCCCAAACCTGCTGCCCCCAACTCCTTCTGTTCCCATCTCTGGGAACATTCCTCTGGGTTCCCAGCCCCGAGAGGAACTGCTGGCgctgggaagggagcagctcACGCTGGGTGTGGAACGTGGAGCTCTgcactgagcagctccagggaataATCCATGGAAAACGGAAAAGCCGGGATGCCGAAGTTTCGCTCCCGTggccttcccagctctgctgcgGCTCGGGAGAGACACAGAGGGCTCCGGGGAGGGCTCGGAGCCAGCGTGGGGAGGGAGTTTGGAATGAAattagaaaacaagaaaaataagaaaaacaaattaaataagaaaaaaataagaaaacatcaaataaaatataaaatgaaaaaaatatataaaataaaataaaataaaataaaataaaataaaataaaataaaataaaaaaattgaaatgaaattaaatgaaataaaataaaatagaaataaaataatgaggggaaataataaaaggaaataataaaagaaaataataaaaagaaaagaataaaagaaaagaatgaaatagaATTACAAAACATAAGGaataatataagaaaataataagagaaaataatagagaagaaaacaataaaatatagataaaaatataatattaacaTATGATATATGAATTATATGATATGTAATATATGTACTACATTAtacatttattaatattatatttttatttatatagataGATCTATCATATATATGTTAATATATTGTAGtgtattaatataaaaaattttatatattatagaataaaataaataaagtaaaattaagtaaaataaagtaaaataaagtaaaatggaatgaaataaaataaagtaaaataaaatgaagtgaaaaaaaatacaatagaataataaaataaaataaaatacagaaaaaaaacaatagtaaagtaaaataaaattaaattaaataaaatgcaataaaatacaatagaataataataaaaaaaaataaaataaaataagataaaataaaatacagaaaaatacaatagaaaaataaaataaaataaagtaaaataaaatgaaattaaataaaatgcaataaaatacaatagaataataaaataaaataaaataatacagaaaaatacaatagaaaaataaaataaaataaaataatccacCCTATGCCGTTCTTCTCTTGCAGAGTCTCCCAGGGCTCTGTTCCTGGCCGGGGGCTCCGTCATGTCGTGTTTCCCCCAGCTGTGGCACTCGAGCACTCCGGACTCTCCGAGCAGCCCCGAGCCGGCGGCGCCGCCGGTGCCCCTGAGCCCGCTGGTGCTGAACTCGCCGGGGGAGGGCGGCCGGAGAGGCTCCCCGGGCTCGGCCAGCCCCGGCTCGCCCAAGCCGGCCTCCCCGGTGGAGTGCTCCATCTGCTTCACCAGCTACGACAACGCCTTCAAGACGCCCAAGGTGCTGCAGTGCTCGCACGTGTTCTGCCTGGAGTGCGTGGCGAGGCTGAGCGCGgcgctgcccggcccggccgggcccggggAGCCGCTGCCGTGCCCGCTGTGCCGCCAGCCCACGGCTCTGCCGGGCCGGGGAGCGCCGGGGCTGCGCACCTGCCGCCCGCTGCTGGCCACGCTGCCCCccgagcagcagcaggagcgcCTGCTCTGGATGGACGGCACCAAGCTCTGCTGCCGCCGGGCCTCGGACGACGCCGAGAACCCCGAGTCGTGCCTGTCCATCGACGTGGCCATGAGCAAGGCGGACagcgcggagccgccgccgccggggcTGGCGGGGAGGCTGTCCCGCTGCGAGCTGTGCGACGATTGGAAGCGAATCGTGCTGCTCTCGGCTCTGGTGCTCATCCTGTTCTGCATCGTGCTGTGGCCCGTGCAGTGCGCGCTCAAAACCGGCAACCTGCGCTGCTTCAGCCGCCCCGCCAGACCCCAATTCTTCACCCCCAAAACCACCCCGGCACCGACGGCGGCCACACAGCTCCCGTTCCTCTAGGAACCCCTGGAGCTGCTTCGGGAcgggaacagggacaggacccgCTCTCCTGACAGCGGCTGGGACACTGTGTCCCCCGTTCCTTCAGTGCCAGAGCGGCTCGGGGATGGGACCTGGGACAAAATCCCCATTCCTGTAGGGCCGGAGCGGCtcgggaatgggaacagggacaggacctgCTCTCCTGACAGCGGCTGGGACACAGCCCCCGTTCCTGTAGGGCTGGTCCCTGCTCCGGGATGGGAACAGGGGCAGgactgctgctctggcagaatCTGGGACAAAATCCCTTCCCAGGGGTGCCAGAACCTCTGGATCTGCTaagggatgggaacagggacaggacctgctgctctggcagaatCTGGGACaaaatcccttcccagcagcaccaggagcctCTGGATCTGCTCGGCTCCATGGGGATGAGGAACAGGACAATTCCTGGATCTGCTCGGCTCCATGGGGATGAGGAACAGGACAATTCCCTTTCCTGGGAACGCCCGCTGAGTTCCTGGGGTCACCGGCAGACCCCGCACCCCCTCCCCGCGCCCCTGGAATATCCCTGCGCATTCCCCTGCCAGGCTCTCCATGGAATCCGGGCCTGGAATGCTCGGGGAGCAGGAGAAGCGCGGGATCCCCCACGGCAGCGGCAGCTCCTTCCTCGAGTTCCTGAGGgaataaagggatttttttcttcctgccagctggagcagctccggAATTAttccctggaggagctgggatggggagggctGGCTGAACAGGTGGGAAACTGCCGCATTCCAGAGGCTGGGAAGGTGAAACAGCCGCATTCCAGAGGCTGGGAAGGTTCCCTGGTGCTGGAGGTGGAGCTGCCGAAGCGAGCTCATCCCATCCGCATTCCCACAGAACCCAGCACCCGCTCCACTCATTTTCCCAGGAAGAtgctcccaaatccctgctctccctctggAAGAGGATTTTCCAGGCAGAGGCACAAACCCAGCGCAGCCCGGAGTCACCAAAGCGCACCCCAACCTCTCCCCGCTGCCAAAAATCCCGGTTTTTTGGGACAGCTTTGTCCTCCTCATCCTCCAAAGCGCCGCTTTCAGACTCCGCCAGTGGCCGACGCTGCTTTTATTGGAACAGGGATGTGCCAGGGATTCCCAGAGACTTCCCGGCTCCCATTCCCcaaaaattccatgtttttacgtatttaattctgtgtgttttattgtGTGCAAGAAGCACTCCTGGATGGATTCAGTTGTGTTTTCCACAATTCCAGGTGTCCCTGGGTAGGATTGCTCCCTTTTCCCTTGCGATTCCAGCTGCATTCCCAGGACACTTTATCCGGAAAATTCCCAATTTCTCCCATTTTGGGGTTGGGGGGGGAATTATCCCAGATGAGATTTCAGATCCCAAAACTGCCCTGGGGGTTCAGCAATTGGAACAGAGTCCCAAAACTGGCACGCACAGACAGGGAACAGGggtttttccatggattttggTGGAGCAGGGATCACACAGACAGGGAACAGGGNNNNNNNNNNNNNNNNNNNNNNNNNNNNNNNNNNNNNNNNNNNNNNNNNNNNNNNNNNNNNNNNNNNNNNNNNNNNNNNNNNNNNNNNNNNNNNNNNNNNNNNNNNNNNNNNNNNNNNNNNNNNNNNNNNNNNNNNNNNNNNNNNNNNNNNNNNNNNNNNNNNNNNNNNNNNNNNNNNNNNNNNNNNNNNNNNNNNNNNNNNNNNNNNNNNNNNNNNNNNNNNNNNNNNNNNNNNNNNNNNNNNNNNNNNNNNNNNNNNNNNNNNNNNNNNNNNNNNNNNNNNNNNNNNNNNNNNNNNNNNNNNNNNNNNNNNNNNNNNNNNNNNNNNNNNNNNNNNNNNNNNNNNNNNNNNNNNNNNNNNNNNNNNNNNNNNNNNNNNNNNNNNNNNNNNNNNNNNNNNNNNNNNNNNNNNNNNNNNNNNNNNNNNNNNNNNNNNNNNNNNNNNNNNNNNNNNNNNNNNNNNNNNNNNNNNNNNNNNNNNNNNNNNNNNNNNNNNNNNNNNNNNNNNNNNNNNNNNNNNNNNNNNNNNNNNNNNNNNNNNNNNNNNNNNNNNNNNNNNNNNNNNNNNNNNNNNNNNNNNNNNNNNNNNNNNNNNNNNNNNNNNNNNNNNNNNNNNNNNNNNNNNNNNNNNNNNNNNNNNNNNNNNNNNNNNNNNNNNNNNNNNNNNNNNNNNNNNNNNNNNNNNNNNNNNNNNNNNNNNNNNNNNNNNNNNNNNNNNNNNNNNNNNNNNNNNNNNNNNNNNNNNNNNNNNNNNNNNNNNNNNNNNNNNNNNNNNNNNNNNNNNNNNNNNNNNNNNNNNNNNNNNNNNNNNNNNNNNNNNNNNNNNNNNNNNNNNNNNNNNNNNNNNNNNNNNNNNNNNNNNNNNNNNNNNNNNNNNNNNNNNNNNNNNNNNNNNNNNNNNNNNNNNNNNNNNNNNNNNNNNNNNNNNNNNNNNNNNNNNNNNNNNNNNNNNNNNNNNNNNNNNNNNNNNNNNNNNNNNNNNNNNNNNNNNNNNNNNNNNNNNNNNNNNNNNNNNNNNNNNNNNNNNNNNNNNNNNNNNNNNNNNNNNNNNNNNNNNNNNNNNNNNNNNNNNNNNNNNNNNNNNNNNNNNNNNNNNNNNNNNNNNNNNNNNNNNNNNNNNNNNNNNNNNNNNNNNNNNNNNNNNNNNNNNNNNNNNNNNNNNNNNNNNNNNNNNNNNNNNNNNNNNNNNNNNNNNNNNNNNNNNNNNNNNNNNNNTTTCTGGGAAGCAGCATCAATGTGACCTGGGTTTGCCCAAGACCCCTGAATTTGCCCTTCAGACCCAAAATGTTCTCGATTTCACACACCCTGATTCCTTCTTATCCAAATTTCTGGATTCCTGGCTTTTTTGGGAAGCAATTTCCTGGGATTTCTGGTTTTTCTGGGAAGCAGCATGCATTTGTCCTGGGTTTGCCCAAGACCTCTGAATTTGCCCTTCAGATCCAAAGGAAAGCAATGGAATTGTCCTTCCCACTCCTTTTATCAATCCACATCCTGCTCGAGGCTGATTGTCCATGGATTCCCAGCAGGGAAAACGCTGCAGTCCATGAGGAACAACCCCCAGGGCCGTCACCTCAGCCCTGTGGGATCCGTGGGATGCAGAAATTCCTTGGAAAACGCTGCTGAGGGGATAAAAGAcacaaagagggaaaagtggAGACTCCCTGGccacagaaaagggaaaggaaagacaCAAAAATCCTGCAAAACCCCGGGATTGGGGTTGGAATTCACGGAAAAACTGAATTGAGGAGCCACGGGAACCCCTCGGCTCCGACCCCCTCTGCGCCCAGCAAACAGCACCGGAAAAACCAGGATTTTCCTTTattccagagggaaagaaaagaagcaccAGGCCCCTTAAAAACCTCTCAAATTGTTTCCAAACTTTTATTTCTGGGTGATTTGACGAAAGACACGAGTTAGTAACGGTTACATCATGCTGCTCCTCTACTGCGCGGCGCCCTTCGGAATTCAGCCAGCGGCTCCCAAAGTCGGGAATTCTCCCTCTCCACCGAGCCACACGGACAGCTCAAGGggtttcaattaaaaaaaaagccccaaaaaacctaaaatccagaaaaaaaaccccacctcgATGtctttttggggggttttttgcaggttttgtgGTAGAAATGTTAACAGTGAAGTGCACAGCTCGAAGGGCGCTGCTGGAAATTCCAAATGCTCCCCCAGAGGACACAAAATCCCGGTTTAAGGCATTTCCAAGCCCCAGCGAAAGCAGAATGAGgttttagctttgtttttgttcggttgttgggtttttcttggCCGTTTCTTGACTTCATTCCTGAAAATCAGCAGCTTCCCCGTCCCTCTGGAGCTGGAacattccagctgggaatgccaTTCCCAAAGTATGGAGTGGGGGACTCCCCAGTCcgtccctcccagcccagcccagcattTCCCACCAGGAATCCCAATTTGGActaaaaatgggaattttggcACCCCAGGAACgctcccagccacagcagagccctcaCCCGGCACAGCCCCCATGGAATATTTAACCCAGGATCTTCCACAGGattgggaatatttttattggattttttttattttaaatcaaataaatgaaataaaagcagatcCAAGTGGTTTTTCCATAGGTTTTCCCTCTTGGTTCCACCTTTGTTCAGAGCTCATCCTGAGAGAAGAAATTTGACCTTTCCTGCCTCAAAGGTTGGTGCCAAAATTCCCGTTTTAAAGGGTGCCCTGCAAGGTGGGATAgaaatttaggggaaaaaatgccaAATTCCGGGAATTCCCACCCAAAAGCTGGTGGGATCCTGCAGATGAATTCCTTAAAGTTGTTTTTCCATGGAGCAATTCTAGCTGAGGGTGGGAAAGGGAGACAGAGGCCACAAAACACCAGGAAATCCTTCCCATGGAGAAGGAATCCCAGTGGGGGATGGGATttcttccagagctgggatccATCTGCTCTTCTCCAGATTCCAGGAGAtccagaggctgcaggcagaggcacCGTCACACCCCAGAAACTTTGGAaccaaattttcctttccaggaagaaaatgcttcaaATTCCCCCCAGATATTCCCCAGccccgttcccattcccgttgGAGCCattcctgctgggctggcagcatcCAGAGGAGCGTGGAAGACCCAAAAACTCCAAATCCAAggcaaaaaaattccaaaatctCTTTGTGGGAGAGGCTCCAGCGCCAGCTCTGCAGGCCCAGGCTGGGAGCCAGAGGCTGGGAAACGCTGCGGGGCATGGAAGGACACATCCAAGAGATCTctgagaagggagaagggaatcTTCTGGTCCTTTTTGGAAGAGGGAGAGAATTCCCAGCTCTCGGAGAGGAGCTCCGAGCGATCCCCAGCATGAGGGAGGCCGAGGCTCGGTGGCCTCGGGAAGAGCGGCCGGGGGGGTCAGGACACATCTGGATGAACACAAAATGTGGGAATGAGGtttcacagctgctcctgcacgTGTccaagaggaagaggaagaggagaaccgctggaaaaatccacatttttccctccccagcacctCTCAGTCCAGCGAAGAGTCAGGAGCCAAGCGCAGAGAGGAGTGGGCCCGGCTCTCTCCCTTCCAGTGCGTGGAATCGTCCCTGATTTGAGCAGAGCTCCAAGGAGAAAAGCACTTGAGATCCTTACACACATAAATTACGGAGAGGAACGGGGGGCAGCAGGAAATCGCCTGGACACAGCGCCAGGAGAAGGTTTGGAAGAGCCAGAGCCCGGAGCGGGGTGGGAATTCCCACCCTGACAATCCGTGAAGGCCTCGCCAGCACCGGCAGCGTTTCCCCCGCAGGAAAACAGGGTCGGCTTTGGGAGCAACCCCCCCAAAACGCCgggaaaaaaggggggaaaccaccccaaaaaaaaagaagcttcaaGTATGAAGAAGACGGGCGCTGCAGCGGGAGAGTTCCGGCGCTCCTCGGAGCCGCGGGTGGAGCTTCGTTGGGCGGCGCCGCCGCTCGGGCCGGCTCTCACCGCCCGGAGAACCCGCgggaaaaaccaaaaaaagggTTTCCCGCCCTCCCCGTCCCccccaaaaatataaaaagcaataagtttacaaaaatagaaaataattccagcggcgggcgggcgggcggcggcggctctAGGGGGCCGAGCAGTGCAATATCCGCGGCGCGTTGAGCGCGTCCTGGCGCAGGTGCAGCTCCCGGCGGTCCAGCAGCACGGAGCGCATGCAGCCCACGAAGGCCGTGCTGAACGCCTTGGGCAGCCGCGGGCGTGCGCTGCGCTTGTCCAGACCCCCTGCAACGGAACGGGGTCAGTGCNNNNNNNNNNNNNNNNNNNNNNNNNNNNNNNNNNNNNNNNNNNNNNNNNNNNNNNNNNNNNNNNNNNNNNNNNNNNNNNNNNNNNNNNNNNNNNNNNNNNNNNNNNNNNNNNNNNNNNNNNNNNNNNNNNNNNNNNNNNNNNNNNNNNNNNNNNNNNNNNNNNNNNNNNNNNNNNNNNNNNNNNNNNNNNNNNNNNNNNNNNNNNNNNNNNNNNNNNNNNNNNNNNNNNNNNNNNNNNNNNNNNNNNNNNNNNNNNNNNNNNNNNNNNNNNNNNNNNNNNNNNNNNNNNNNNNNNNNNNNNNNNNNNNNNNNNNNNNNNNNNNNNNNNNNNNNNNNNNNNNNNNNNNNNNNNNNNNNNNNNNNNNNNNNNNNNNNNNNNNNNNNNNNNNNNNNNNNNNNNNNNNNNNNNNNNNNNNNNNNNNNNNNNNNNNNNNNNNNNNNNNNNNNNNNNNNNNNNNNNNNNNNNNNNNNNNNNNNNNNNNNNNNNNNNNNNNNNNNNNNNNNNNNNNNNNNNNNNNNNNNNNNNNNNNNNNNNNNNNNNNNNNNNNNNNNNNNNNNNNNNNNNNNNNNNNNNNNNNNNNNNNNNNNNNNNNNNNNNNNNNNNNNNNNNNNNNNNNNNNNNNNNNNNNNNNNNNNNNNNNNNNNNNNNNNNNNNNNNNNNNNNNNNNNNNNNNNNNNNNNNNNNNNNNNNNNNNNNNNNNNNNNNNNNNNNNNNNNNNNNNNNNNNNNNNNNNNNNNNNNNNNNNNNNNNNNNNNNNNNNNNNNNNNNNNNNNNNNNNNNNNNNNNNNNNNNNNNNNNNNNNNNNNNNNNNNNNNNNNNNNNNNNNNNNNNNNNNNNNNNNNNNNNNNNNNNNNNNNNNNNNNNNNNNNNNNNNNNNNNNNNNNNNNNNNNNNNNNNNNNNNNNNNNNNNNNNNNNNNNNNNNNNNNNNNNNNNNNNNNNNNNNNNNNNNNNNNNNNNNNNNNNN is drawn from Parus major isolate Abel chromosome 21, Parus_major1.1, whole genome shotgun sequence and contains these coding sequences:
- the RNF223 gene encoding RING finger protein 223 codes for the protein MESSALLPARLPGGTTRESPRALFLAGGSVMSCFPQLWHSSTPDSPSSPEPAAPPVPLSPLVLNSPGEGGRRGSPGSASPGSPKPASPVECSICFTSYDNAFKTPKVLQCSHVFCLECVARLSAALPGPAGPGEPLPCPLCRQPTALPGRGAPGLRTCRPLLATLPPEQQQERLLWMDGTKLCCRRASDDAENPESCLSIDVAMSKADSAEPPPPGLAGRLSRCELCDDWKRIVLLSALVLILFCIVLWPVQCALKTGNLRCFSRPARPQFFTPKTTPAPTAATQLPFL